TTTATTAGCATTAAGAAACATCCCGAGTAATTCCGATAATGTGTACATCTCTTATAACAAGGTTATTTACTATTGAATTCACATGGAAAATCCCATCATAAATAGCACAAAAAAGCTCAGAGCCCTGAGCTTTTTATTTGTTATGAAGGTTATTCCCCCTTTAATGGAATGAATATTCCATGGAAACGATCGGAGACTGTTCTGGACTATACTCGTTCCTTTCCGCTGCAGGCATTCTCTTTCACCTATGGGCACAAGTGAGACTGCCTTTAAATTGAAAAAAGAGAACTATTAACTTTGTCAATTGGCATGCTATTTCAATTATCAATTCACCAATGAAACTAATTAATCTTATATAAAAATGAAAATCGAGTATAAAACCTTTACGATTTCATACTCGATTTGGTGGCTAATTCTTTTGTCTCACCACGTTATCGGAGCTGGTTAAAACGAAAACCGCGGTCAGCTTTCTTTATTTTTCGAGTCTGAAATGACAATCTCCACCCTGCGGTTCTTTTGCCAATTGACCGAATTGTCGTTGGCAGCAAGCGGCCTTGTATCACCGTATCCGATCGCGGTAAATCGGCCGGCGTCAATACCATGGTAATCCGTGAAATACCTGATGACACTGCTTGCCCGCGCCCCGGACAGCTCCCAGTTGGAAGGATAGCGATAAGTATGTATTGGCCGCCCGTCTGTATGGCCCTCCACTTTAACCGGATTGGCAAGCGTCGTGAGCAAATGACCGATTTCATTTAAAAACGGCTGTGCTGCCTCTATGATTTCCGCTTCCCCAGTTTCAAAAAGCACCCTTTCCTGAAGGACAAGAACAACTCCGCGCTCATTCCGCTGAGCTGTAACGGTATTCTCCAGCCCGTTTTCCTCCAGGTATGCACGGATTTCAGCGAGAATTTCATCGAGCTGAGCATCATCTGCTTTTTCTGCGGGGGACTGCTCAGGCACTGCGGAAGAGTTAGCGTCAAGAATTGAGTCGCTGTTGAACGATTTCGCTACTGCCTGGAATTTGATCAAATCGATCTGGGACATGGAAAACAGCAAAATAAAGAATACCAGGATGAGCGTCATCAAATCCGCATATGTCACCATCCAGGCGGGGGAGCCTTTTTTCTTTTGCTCTTTCTTTTTTCTAAGAGTCATGGGCAGGTTCCCCTATCAGGAAATCGTTTTCCGTTCCTTCCATCAACGCTTTCTCCTTTTCTTCCTCTGATAGAAAAGCACTTAGCTTTTCTTCAAGGAAGGTGGGATTCTGGCCGGACTGGATGCCGATAATTCCTTCAATGACGATTTCTTTAAGAAAAACTTCCTCACCCGTCTTATTTTCAAGCTTGGAAGCCATCGGATTGAAAACGAGATTTGCCAGCAATGACCCATAGAAAGTTGTCAACAGGGCAATCGCCATGTTCGGTCCGAGTGCTGTCGGGTCGTTCAGATTCTTAAGCATCAGGATAAGCCCGACAATTGTTCCGAGCATCCCCCAGGCTGGTGCATACTCCCCTGCCTTTTCAATGATACTTCGGCCCTTGCGGTGGCGCTCTTCCAGGGCTGCGATTTCCGCATTCATGATATCTCTGATCATTTCCGGATCTGCACCGTCAACAGCAAGGAGGATTCCTTTTTTCAAAAAAGGGTCCCTGATTTGGTCAAGTTCAGATTCGAGGGATAATAGCCCCGCTTTCCGTGCCTTATCAGCCAGTTTAATGAATGTTTTGATCAAGCCGCCCAGGTCGCTTTCATTTGTCCGGAAAGCTTCTTTCATAATCCTGAATGTCAGCTTGATTTCTTTTACATTGAAATTAATTAGTAGTCCGCCGGCTATCCCACCCAATACGATGACCATTGACGATGCCTGCATGAATGATGGCAGCTGTGACAGTCCCGAGTGGGTATATATGCCGAGCAGAAGCATCGATAAGCCTATAAAGATGCCAACCGGTGTGAGAACATCTAACTTTTTCATGTCTCTCTCCCCTGCTTACAAAAAGTGGTTTATCACACTTTATATCGGCAAGGTTAGTTCTTTGTTGAGCTTCTTTCCTCAATCCGGTGCGGAAGTACTATTGTCTGGTCTTCCGTTGCTTCTTTATTCATCAATTTCGTCAACAGACGCATGGCGACTGCACCGATATCATACATCGGCTGCACAATCGTCGTAAGCTGCGGGCGGATCATCTTCGCCAGTCTTGTGTTGTCGAAACCGATGACTTCAACGTCTTCAG
The genomic region above belongs to Bacillus marinisedimentorum and contains:
- the motS gene encoding flagellar motor protein MotS, giving the protein MTLRKKKEQKKKGSPAWMVTYADLMTLILVFFILLFSMSQIDLIKFQAVAKSFNSDSILDANSSAVPEQSPAEKADDAQLDEILAEIRAYLEENGLENTVTAQRNERGVVLVLQERVLFETGEAEIIEAAQPFLNEIGHLLTTLANPVKVEGHTDGRPIHTYRYPSNWELSGARASSVIRYFTDYHGIDAGRFTAIGYGDTRPLAANDNSVNWQKNRRVEIVISDSKNKES
- the motP gene encoding flagellar motor protein MotP, with translation MKKLDVLTPVGIFIGLSMLLLGIYTHSGLSQLPSFMQASSMVIVLGGIAGGLLINFNVKEIKLTFRIMKEAFRTNESDLGGLIKTFIKLADKARKAGLLSLESELDQIRDPFLKKGILLAVDGADPEMIRDIMNAEIAALEERHRKGRSIIEKAGEYAPAWGMLGTIVGLILMLKNLNDPTALGPNMAIALLTTFYGSLLANLVFNPMASKLENKTGEEVFLKEIVIEGIIGIQSGQNPTFLEEKLSAFLSEEEKEKALMEGTENDFLIGEPAHDS